attcaaaattacttaaaaacttaataaatcaattaaaaactcaagatctaagcaacaattaacacataaaaagtggtaaaataactctattttgtagagttatcacacccccaaacttaatattttgctagtcctcgagcaaaagaaaaattaaaaacacacatttttttaaaaaaattggtgatgtcaaatgtttaactaaaaaaattacataatgaaaatagttcaaagaaaattacaaataaaagtaaagcttatgtaattaattaaaaagttaaaattattttcaaaatagatatttaacacaaaaacataaaatcatcaaatgaacatttagACAagtttatgcaaacaaaaataaattaaatcacaagagataatcaagcaaattctaggattgttcaaattttttttttagagatttaaagaatttaatgcttaaataaactatatcaaaaatcacaaattcgaatataatagaaaagtgacatattatgaaaaatatatatttaaacaaaactaacttacaaattaaaagtaaagcttaatattttatttatatttttctaagaacaatttcaatcataattattttatcattagaaaatgaaaatcaccaatattttttttaacattatataataaatgaaaatcacataaaaacaaataaagaattttgtttttttttaaattttacaacaaatgaaaaacatgcataaacacataaACACCAAGAAAAATCATACAcattacccccaaacttaaatgaaacattgtcctcaatgtttaatcaaatggaaaaaattaagaactactccctttgatgaatgcttccttgatttgactcttttgttttcttctcttcttttttttttgggcaagaagtttccttcaagatttttgaaaaacatgaaataaaaacacacaacaaaagtgaaatataaaatgaaacattaaagtatgggttgcctcccacaaagcgctttagtttatagtctttagctcgactatatatttttttcttttaacctacacccaatcaATGGTATAAAATTTCATTTGTATAGttagttatgactttgatgcaaatgacataaataataattgataacatcacacctacaagaaagctagaaatatgcaattttaagagAATGTcgataaaataagaaaattgcatatctatattagactcattttcactttgagtaaatatacaaatttgttcaattatggacTCTcgagatataattatatatttttcattttcctccACAGCCTTCgagaattatttgagaacttTATTTCTTATGAATAATTGCGATTGCCAATAACTGCAAGTGGTACCATGTACGTAAATTTATTAAATCAGAAATAACGATagaaaaaaatacaataccaaaagtAGTCTAATTACTGAATCAAAACATTTCCGAGCTTAATAATTAAAGATCTGATGGAGATTAATTATCTAGTGATATGAGCAATGAAAGAATCCCATTCCATTCGGGTGACTCCTCCTTCAGCTGTAGACTTTCTAACTTCAGCTCCCAACTCCTCAGCCCTCTTCCTGATCTCACCACCTTCATCTGATGCCATTAATGTCCTCACAGCTCTGCTAATCATGGATGAAGTCACCAACTCATCTCTCTGCTCCCATTCCATTACAGCCACGCCCACTTTGAGCAGTTTTGTGAGTAACAAAGCATTGAAAGGTTGATCTGAATGCATTGGCCATGCTGCTATAGGCACTCCCATACTTATGCTCTCCATGCAAGAGTTCCATCCACAATGACTCACAAACCCACCTGTTGATTTGTGCCTTAAAATCTCCACTTGGGGTACCCATTCCCTCACCACAATTCCCATTCCCTTCTTCATCCTCTCCTCAAACCCATCTGGAAGTTGGGTTCTCCCGCTCCCCTGTTGATCAGTACTTAATTCATCAACTTTATCTGCTTCTCTCAAGGCCCATATAAACTTCACCCCACTCAGCTCTAAACCAACTGCAATCTCCTTAATCTCTTCCTCTGAAAAAACAGTTGTCGTTCCAAAAGAGACATACAACACACTACTTGGCTCTTGTTCGTCTAGCCACTCCAATAACCACTTATCTTGATCCCTCAGCTCCTTGGTGATTGTCGTTTGGTGTAAGGGTCCAACTGCCCACATCTTCTTCTCCCCACCGCAAATACCAATGTCGTCTACTAGATGTTGTAGAAAAGTGCCGTCGATAGCTCTACAACTATTGAAGATCTCTCCAGCATGGTATTTCAACTCCTGAAACTCTCTTTCTATAAAATCGAGGACTACAGCAGGGAAACATGATTTCAAAGGCGGTATATTGTTTGTTGGAAAGATGTCGTTTCGT
The Humulus lupulus chromosome 6, drHumLupu1.1, whole genome shotgun sequence DNA segment above includes these coding regions:
- the LOC133781676 gene encoding zeatin O-xylosyltransferase-like, translating into METTGGVLKELSTPSSVVVVMVPFLAQSHLNQLLQFAHVVSSYNIPVHYVSSTLHNSQVKSRASNPLHQLTKIHFHDYPLPFSPSSIPDPCSGTKYPENVIPCFEASTHLRQPVSDLLRTLSPSSKRLVVVHDDMMASVVQDVARIPNGEAYSVNCGSVFALFGYYCDALGRNDIFPTNNIPPLKSCFPAVVLDFIEREFQELKYHAGEIFNSCRAIDGTFLQHLVDDIGICGGEKKMWAVGPLHQTTITKELRDQDKWLLEWLDEQEPSSVLYVSFGTTTVFSEEEIKEIAVGLELSGVKFIWALREADKVDELSTDQQGSGRTQLPDGFEERMKKGMGIVVREWVPQVEILRHKSTGGFVSHCGWNSCMESISMGVPIAAWPMHSDQPFNALLLTKLLKVGVAVMEWEQRDELVTSSMISRAVRTLMASDEGGEIRKRAEELGAEVRKSTAEGGVTRMEWDSFIAHITR